The proteins below are encoded in one region of Planifilum fimeticola:
- the cas10 gene encoding type III-B CRISPR-associated protein Cas10/Cmr2, with amino-acid sequence MNRQLLVISIGPVQSFIAAARKTEDLWSGSHLLSHLARKAIGFLFQKGEEQHRQVEMVYPAVTKDDLRKSCPQRERDAASLPNRFVALIEGEPREVAVLARQTVEEVRNELIDLCHEAIRRVFPKDMEKTGLYQQAEKQVDSSLEFFWALENLPDDRSFEEARLEVERRLAAVKNNRSYPPHDQCGLICTICGERDALCAETPDADDPIGEMRRQLRKTWDNRTSPFRQYEGAEEGEGRIRNGEFLCALCLCKRALRELFEKKPFPSVHKIARGQTYYAILMMDGDDMGQWISGEKALDKCTVRNPLDTYREISRRLSRFAKHTVPNIVEEYDGELVYAGGDDVLAFVPFYNALPLARKLRQAFSDSGQGLDAKATASMGIVIAYCKDPLYHMLNRARGLEKKAKSFRRKNGPSKDAFALAYLARSGEQREVVLPWLLDLQKPDEWTTSHLEYLMDSVKSEISSTFLFTFSQSFLPLLPRKEEREEGKLSVFEEGDPRNEELLEVELKRLLRRALKESAQEAQAESLAKSLVKLHQVVPTSFQFIQLLEILRSLGVKEREGISAATG; translated from the coding sequence GTGAACCGTCAACTGCTCGTCATCAGCATCGGACCCGTCCAATCCTTCATCGCGGCGGCTCGGAAGACGGAGGACCTGTGGAGCGGCAGCCACCTCCTGTCCCATTTGGCCAGGAAGGCGATTGGGTTCCTCTTTCAAAAAGGCGAGGAACAACACCGGCAGGTGGAGATGGTCTATCCGGCGGTGACGAAGGACGACCTGAGAAAAAGCTGCCCCCAAAGGGAGCGCGATGCCGCCTCTCTCCCCAACCGCTTCGTCGCCCTGATTGAGGGAGAGCCCCGGGAAGTGGCCGTATTGGCGCGGCAGACTGTAGAAGAGGTCCGAAACGAGCTCATCGACTTGTGCCATGAGGCCATCCGTCGCGTCTTTCCGAAAGACATGGAAAAAACCGGATTGTATCAACAGGCGGAGAAGCAGGTGGACTCCAGCCTGGAATTTTTCTGGGCGCTGGAGAACCTGCCCGACGACCGCTCCTTCGAGGAGGCCCGCCTCGAGGTGGAAAGGCGGTTGGCGGCGGTCAAAAACAACCGGAGCTATCCCCCGCACGATCAATGCGGACTGATCTGCACCATCTGCGGGGAGCGGGACGCCCTGTGCGCCGAAACCCCGGACGCCGACGATCCGATCGGCGAAATGAGGCGGCAATTGCGAAAGACCTGGGACAACCGGACGAGCCCTTTCCGCCAATATGAAGGGGCGGAAGAGGGGGAAGGTCGGATCCGGAACGGCGAATTCCTGTGCGCCCTGTGCCTCTGCAAGCGGGCTTTACGGGAGCTGTTCGAAAAAAAACCGTTTCCCTCCGTCCATAAAATCGCCCGGGGTCAAACATATTACGCCATCCTGATGATGGACGGCGACGACATGGGCCAATGGATCTCCGGAGAAAAAGCGCTGGATAAGTGCACCGTCAGAAATCCGCTCGACACCTACCGGGAAATCAGCCGGCGCCTCAGCCGGTTTGCAAAGCACACAGTCCCGAACATCGTGGAAGAGTATGATGGCGAACTGGTCTACGCCGGCGGAGATGACGTTCTCGCCTTTGTTCCCTTTTACAACGCGCTTCCCCTCGCCCGGAAGCTGCGCCAAGCCTTTAGCGATTCAGGGCAGGGGTTGGACGCAAAGGCGACGGCCTCCATGGGCATTGTCATCGCCTACTGCAAAGATCCCCTGTATCACATGCTGAACCGGGCGCGAGGCCTGGAAAAAAAGGCCAAAAGCTTCCGGCGAAAAAACGGGCCTTCCAAGGACGCCTTTGCCCTCGCCTATCTGGCGCGAAGCGGCGAACAGCGGGAAGTGGTCTTACCGTGGCTGTTGGATCTGCAAAAACCCGACGAATGGACCACCTCCCATCTCGAGTACCTGATGGATTCCGTCAAAAGCGAAATCTCCTCCACCTTCCTGTTCACCTTCTCCCAGTCCTTCCTGCCCCTGCTTCCCCGAAAGGAGGAGCGGGAAGAAGGGAAGCTGTCGGTCTTTGAAGAGGGAGATCCCCGAAACGAGGAACTGCTGGAAGTGGAACTGAAGCGGCTGCTTCGCCGGGCGCTGAAGGAATCGGCCCAGGAGGCCCAGGCGGAATCCCTGGCAAAAAGCCTCGTCAAACTGCACCAGGTCGTCCCGACCAGCTTTCAGTTCATTCAGCTGCTGGAAATCCTTCGCAGCCTGGGGGTGAAAGAGCGTGAGGGCATATCTGCTGCGACCGGTTGA